The Marinobacter subterrani genome has a segment encoding these proteins:
- a CDS encoding SLC13 family permease — MDWQGWFALGLAGTALVLMSTGRFAPHLVMMSVLVVLSASGIVSADQALAGFSNSGLITVVAMFVVAAGIHHSGGVDLLVHHVLRNPKTVRSAQARIAIPVSLLSGFLNNTPVVATMIPAVHAWSRKIGISPSKLMIPLSYSAILGGTITLIGTSTNLVVNGQYQQLTGEQGFSIFSITAVGLPVAIIGVAALLLFMPRALPDRKDQQKFGAMREFTLEVAVSFDGPLVGKTVGEAGLRELERLYLVEIERDGSVVTAVPSEERLRGGDRLVFAGDTQAISDLLRINGIVPSVHEDEPSLSKDRAERRLVEAALSPQSDVLGLTIRDARFRDRYGAVVLAVARGGERVSGNLGNIRLKPGDVLLLEARPAFVSRQRYNKDFLLINDLETETPRHDRAWLSWGILVVLVGLAACGLLSMLNAALLGAALMILSGCCSVGQAQKSVDVPVILTIAASFAMGAALEQTGAAGFVAQGILKLSQGHVLLAIFLVYFSVSLLTEVITNNAAAVLIIPVVLSMTTSMGVAAEPFVIAVMMAASASFATPLGYQTNMMVFGPGGYRFSDFVRVGVPMNVFIGLVTVAVIAVVYGIKPGL, encoded by the coding sequence ATGGACTGGCAAGGCTGGTTTGCGCTGGGCCTGGCAGGTACGGCGCTGGTACTGATGAGCACAGGTCGATTTGCGCCCCATCTGGTGATGATGAGTGTGCTTGTGGTGCTCAGTGCCAGCGGTATTGTTTCTGCCGATCAGGCCCTGGCCGGTTTCAGCAACAGTGGCCTTATTACCGTTGTTGCCATGTTTGTGGTGGCGGCGGGCATTCATCACTCCGGCGGGGTGGATCTGCTGGTCCACCATGTGCTTCGCAACCCCAAAACCGTTCGGTCTGCCCAGGCCCGCATTGCCATCCCGGTCTCCCTGCTGAGCGGCTTCCTGAACAACACGCCTGTGGTGGCCACCATGATTCCGGCGGTGCATGCCTGGTCCCGGAAAATTGGCATATCACCTTCCAAGCTGATGATCCCCCTGAGCTACTCCGCGATTCTCGGGGGTACGATCACACTCATAGGCACCAGCACCAACCTTGTGGTCAACGGCCAATACCAGCAATTGACTGGCGAGCAGGGCTTTTCCATTTTCTCCATTACCGCCGTGGGCCTGCCGGTTGCGATTATCGGTGTGGCTGCGCTGCTGCTGTTCATGCCCAGGGCGCTTCCGGATCGCAAGGATCAGCAGAAGTTTGGTGCCATGCGGGAATTCACCCTGGAAGTGGCCGTGTCGTTCGATGGTCCGCTGGTGGGCAAGACGGTTGGTGAAGCGGGGCTGCGGGAGCTGGAACGGTTGTATCTGGTCGAGATCGAGCGTGATGGCAGCGTAGTAACGGCCGTGCCTTCGGAAGAGCGCCTGCGGGGCGGAGACCGGCTGGTGTTCGCCGGAGATACCCAGGCCATTTCGGATCTGCTGAGGATTAACGGCATCGTACCCTCGGTGCATGAAGACGAACCCAGCCTGAGCAAGGACAGGGCGGAGCGGCGGCTGGTGGAGGCGGCCCTGTCGCCCCAGTCTGATGTGCTCGGGCTGACCATCCGCGATGCCCGTTTCCGGGACCGCTATGGTGCGGTGGTTCTGGCGGTGGCCCGGGGTGGTGAGCGGGTGTCCGGCAACCTGGGTAACATTCGCCTCAAGCCGGGTGATGTACTGTTGCTGGAAGCCCGGCCCGCGTTTGTCAGTCGCCAGCGGTACAACAAGGATTTTCTGCTGATCAACGATCTGGAAACCGAGACGCCCCGGCACGACCGCGCCTGGCTGTCCTGGGGCATTCTGGTGGTTCTGGTCGGGCTGGCAGCCTGCGGCCTGCTCAGCATGTTGAATGCGGCCTTGCTGGGTGCGGCGCTGATGATCCTGTCTGGCTGCTGTTCCGTAGGCCAGGCCCAGAAATCGGTGGATGTTCCGGTCATCCTGACTATCGCGGCGTCGTTTGCGATGGGGGCGGCGCTGGAGCAGACCGGGGCGGCAGGTTTTGTTGCCCAGGGCATCCTGAAGCTCAGCCAGGGCCATGTCTTGCTCGCCATCTTCCTGGTTTATTTTTCGGTGTCTCTGCTGACCGAGGTGATTACCAACAACGCGGCGGCGGTGCTTATCATCCCCGTTGTGCTGTCGATGACCACCAGCATGGGTGTGGCGGCAGAACCCTTTGTGATAGCGGTGATGATGGCTGCGTCGGCAAGTTTTGCCACCCCACTGGGGTACCAGACCAATATGATGGTCTTCGGGCCTGGCGGTTACCGGTTCAGTGACTTTGTCCGGGTCGGCGTGCCCATGAATGTGTTCATTGGCCTGGTAACGGTTGCCGTTATTGCCGTGGTTTATGGCATAAAGCCGGGGCTATAG
- the parE gene encoding DNA topoisomerase IV subunit B, protein MSQQQYNADAIEVLSGLDPVRKRPGMYTDTSRPNHLAQEVIDNSVDEALAGHAKRIDVVLYSDGSLSVEDDGRGMPVDLHKEEGLPGVELILTRLHAGGKFSQGNYNFSGGLHGVGVSVVNALSTHLEVTIKRDGELHRMTFANGDKASELEVIDTVGKRNTGTRLKFTPDVKYFDSPNFSVSRLRHNLRAKAVLCPGLTVTFLQEKTGEKDEWCYEGGLRDYLRTALADIEAVPLDPFTGSFSGNKEAVDWAIQWLPEGGETVMESYVNLIPTAQGGTHVNGLRTGLLEAMREFCEFRNLLPRGVKLSPEDIWERAAYVLSFKMQEPQFSGQTKERLSSREAAAFISGVVKDAFSLWLNQHTDVAEALAELFISNAQRRLRASKKVARKRVTSGPALPGKLADCSGSDTARSELFLVEGDSAGGSAKQARDREFQAVMPLRGKILNTWEVDSGEILASQEVHDIAVAIGVDPGSDQLDGLRYNKICILADADSDGLHIATLLCALFVKHFRPVVAAGHVFVAMPPLYRVDLGKETFYALDEHEKQGIIDRIAAEKRKGKISVTRFKGLGEMNPLQLRETTMAPDTRRLVMLTIEEGDDTDSRMDMLLGKKRASDRRAWLEAYGNMADIAV, encoded by the coding sequence ATGAGCCAGCAACAATATAACGCCGATGCTATTGAAGTACTGAGTGGCCTGGACCCGGTGCGCAAGCGCCCGGGAATGTACACAGACACCAGCCGGCCCAATCACCTGGCTCAGGAAGTGATCGATAACAGTGTGGATGAAGCACTGGCCGGCCATGCCAAGCGCATCGACGTGGTGTTGTACAGTGATGGCTCGTTGAGTGTCGAGGACGATGGCCGCGGGATGCCGGTGGATCTTCATAAAGAAGAAGGCCTGCCGGGCGTCGAGCTGATCCTCACCCGCCTGCACGCCGGTGGCAAGTTCTCCCAGGGCAACTACAACTTTTCCGGCGGCCTGCACGGTGTCGGCGTTTCTGTGGTCAACGCGCTGTCTACCCATCTGGAAGTCACCATCAAGCGGGATGGCGAGCTGCACCGGATGACCTTTGCCAACGGCGACAAGGCCTCAGAGCTGGAAGTGATCGACACGGTCGGTAAACGCAACACCGGTACCCGGCTCAAGTTCACCCCGGACGTGAAATACTTTGACAGCCCCAACTTCTCTGTCAGCCGGCTTCGCCATAACCTGCGGGCCAAGGCCGTTTTGTGCCCCGGCCTGACCGTCACCTTCCTGCAGGAGAAGACCGGCGAAAAAGACGAGTGGTGCTACGAGGGCGGGCTGCGGGATTACCTGAGGACGGCGCTGGCGGATATTGAAGCCGTGCCCCTGGATCCGTTTACCGGCAGCTTTTCCGGCAACAAGGAAGCCGTGGACTGGGCAATCCAGTGGCTGCCGGAGGGCGGTGAGACGGTCATGGAAAGCTACGTGAACCTGATTCCGACCGCTCAGGGCGGCACCCATGTGAATGGCCTGCGCACGGGTTTGCTGGAGGCCATGCGCGAGTTCTGTGAGTTCCGGAACCTGTTACCCCGGGGGGTGAAACTTTCGCCGGAGGACATCTGGGAGCGGGCGGCCTATGTGCTCTCGTTCAAGATGCAGGAGCCGCAGTTTTCCGGGCAGACCAAGGAGCGGCTGTCCTCACGGGAAGCGGCTGCGTTTATATCCGGCGTGGTCAAGGATGCCTTCAGCCTCTGGCTGAACCAGCATACCGATGTGGCTGAAGCCCTGGCCGAGCTGTTTATCAGCAATGCCCAGCGTCGCCTGCGTGCCAGCAAGAAGGTTGCGCGCAAAAGAGTGACCTCCGGCCCGGCCCTGCCCGGCAAGCTGGCGGACTGTTCCGGCAGCGATACCGCCCGCTCGGAACTGTTTCTGGTGGAAGGTGACTCCGCCGGTGGCTCGGCCAAACAGGCCCGGGACCGCGAGTTCCAGGCGGTGATGCCACTGCGGGGCAAGATCCTGAACACCTGGGAAGTGGACTCGGGCGAGATCCTGGCGTCCCAGGAGGTGCACGATATTGCCGTGGCCATTGGCGTGGACCCGGGTTCCGACCAGCTGGATGGCCTGCGTTATAACAAGATCTGCATCCTTGCCGATGCCGACTCGGATGGCCTGCACATCGCCACCTTGCTTTGCGCGCTTTTTGTCAAACACTTCCGCCCGGTGGTTGCCGCCGGCCATGTGTTCGTTGCCATGCCGCCGCTGTACCGGGTGGACCTGGGCAAGGAAACCTTCTACGCCCTCGACGAGCATGAAAAGCAGGGCATCATTGACCGCATTGCCGCAGAGAAACGCAAGGGCAAGATTTCCGTTACCCGCTTCAAGGGTCTGGGTGAAATGAACCCGCTGCAGCTTCGGGAAACCACCATGGCACCGGATACCCGTCGGCTGGTGATGCTGACTATCGAAGAGGGCGACGATACCGACAGCCGCATGGATATGTTGCTCGGCAAGAAGCGGGCATCCGATCGCCGGGCCTGGCTGGAAGCCTACGGCAACATGGCCGATATTGCGGTCTGA
- a CDS encoding protease complex subunit PrcB family protein: MNMKYLIGSSLMAIGALGAGCAVSQTETATGAPLARQIAQSAHCGLTAPGHLLIGSVAQLVQLESLPERTLSLQPLRDIDFQREKVVLAAIGQKPTGGFGVTLQSSEIVDDTLNLTVRVMEPGPGAMVTQVLTTPCAVIAVAAEGWSDIRITRAENNR; encoded by the coding sequence ATGAACATGAAATACCTGATTGGTAGCAGTCTGATGGCAATCGGCGCTCTCGGTGCCGGCTGCGCGGTCAGCCAGACCGAAACCGCCACCGGCGCGCCACTGGCGAGGCAGATTGCCCAGTCGGCCCATTGCGGTCTGACCGCACCGGGCCACCTGTTGATCGGTAGCGTCGCGCAACTGGTGCAGCTGGAGTCTTTGCCGGAACGTACGCTGTCGCTTCAGCCGCTCCGGGACATTGATTTCCAGCGTGAGAAAGTTGTCCTGGCGGCCATCGGGCAAAAGCCGACCGGCGGCTTCGGAGTGACTCTGCAGAGTTCTGAAATTGTCGACGATACGCTGAATCTCACGGTACGGGTGATGGAGCCGGGCCCCGGCGCCATGGTGACCCAGGTTCTGACCACGCCCTGTGCGGTGATCGCAGTCGCCGCCGAAGGCTGGAGTGATATCCGCATCACCCGCGCCGAAAACAACCGTTGA